The genomic stretch ATGTAAACACTCTTTCCTCGTGTCAGTCTTTCTGTCCCGTTCACCCCATAGAACCCACTGAACTATAGGTACACACTGCATGCCCAGATGTCTCCCAAGACATTATTTAGTTTGGAATGAACTCATTAGAgatctatttctttttatcttgacATGTTAGCTTGATTGTTAAACATTAACCTTCCTGCCAAGATTGAGGTCAAGAAAACTCTTTATAGTCACTTTCAGTTTCTGGTCTTGTCTAGTCATGTGGGCTCCGTGAAGGATCATACGTGCTGCAGTTGTAGTTGTGCATCAATTGCTCACATTTACATGCAGGTTAGTTTAGGCATCAGTAACAACAAACTTGGAAGTCAAAGAGTTAAAAGCCTAAATGGTGACTCAACAGTTTAATAATTTCTTGTTCTTCCATAATGTGAATACATTTCTTGTCcataatatatacttttaaaaattataaatcactGCAATTCAGGTCTACTAGGtgcaaaaaaaaatcaggtgtaaTGTCATCTCATAacttattaaggaaaagtaagggatctaacaaaaatacaaagcatGTGAAATGTTGTAAATGAACCAGTATGGTGCTATAAAGATTGTCGATAGCATGAGAGGAAGTGTTGGTGTAACCATTCCTGTccttcacaagcacacacagtcactcagacattcacacacacacacacacacacacacacacacacacacacactcagcctgTAGTAGTAACAGGTGAGAACCAGACTGTATAGAGATGGAATGATCTTGTTTTAAAACCTGGAAAAGCTGATCACTGGTAAAtgaagttatttctttttctttccaatcttGATATATATGTTTGGAATAGTCAGTCCTGTagctgcttttattttaaagttaaaggaaaaaaaattatgtggaTGTGGAGAGATTTATATGTGATATCCGAGTGTTCTAGGATATAGATCACCAATGAAAACACCTGTGTACTATGCAATAGGCTCgaaactcaattcccagcaccactgGCACATCCAGTGTGTCAAAACTGACTAATTGAGATCCAAAGGCTAGAAGCTACCTCTGCTCTGCTTGACTTCCAAGCCCTGCTTTGAGTCGCCATGCATAGGATAATGGGTGTAGAGATGCTAAATAAGCTCACAACcactgtaaaacaaaagaaaacacaaaacaacgagaacaacaacaacaaaacaaccaaccaaaaataccccaaaacaaacaaacaagtgatgGTGATGCTCCTGTCatgaaaaaagacagaaagtagtAATACTATATAGGAATATAGTGGGTCTCACACACTCCTGTAGATAGCGTAGGTCAAAATAACCAAGCTGTCTACATAGGAATTATATAAGTTAATTAGTGATTAGCTTTCACCATATTCTAAAAATGTAAGCTTAGAAACCGTGGTCTGAGTGAAATAGGAAAGAGTCATATGCATCTGGATGAAATTTACCTTTGATGACAAATGAGCCACGCTAAAGATGGGCAGACTTTGTTTGCCAAGGGCTTAGCCCagtgtgctttctctttctacaGGGAAGAACTTAAGGAAGCCTTAGTTTGTAAACCTGCCTGTCTTGAACCAAAtgcattaattttctttctggatTGTAAAGCAATgttctgctcttctttcttcattccctttgATTCCCAATCATCCTCCATACCACTTTTGAAAGTCTGTTACAGTGAATTACCCTGTTTCCATCACAAGTGTTTTAGCTGTGTATTTACCTAATCACCTGCTTACAGTAAGAAACCAGAATgtttataaaaaaagaagagaagagaagagaagagaagagaagaggagaggagaggaggggaggggNNNNNNNNNNNNNNNNNNNNNNNNNNNNNNNNNNNNNNNNNNNNNNNNNNNNNNNNNNNNNNNNNNNNNNNNNNNNNNNNNNNNNNNNNNNNNNNNNNNNNNNNNNNNNNNNNNNNNNNNNNNNNNNNNNNNNNNNNNNNNNNNNNNNNNNNNNNNNNNNNNNNNNNNNNNNNNNNNNNNNNNNNNNNNNNNNNNNNNNNNNNNNNNNNNNNNNNNNNNNNNNNNNNNNNNNNNNNNNNNNNNNNNNNNNNNNNNNNNNNNNNNNNNNNNNNNNNNNNNNNNNNNNNNNNNNNNNNNNNNNNNNNNNNNNNNNNNNNNNNNNNNNNNNNNNNNNNNNNNNNNNNNNNNNNNNNNNNNNNNNNNNNNNNNNNNNNNNNNNNNNNNNNNNNNNNNNNNNNNNNNNNNNNNNNNNNNNNNNNNNNNNNNNNNNNNNNNNNNNNNNNNNNNNNNNNNNNNNNNNNNNNNaggaaaaaaagaaaagaaaagaaaagaaaagaaaagaaaagaaaagaaaagaaaagaaaagaaaagaaaagaaaagaaaagaaaagaaaaggaaaggaaaggaaagaaaagaaagcaacatCCATGCTTTCTGTATTGCCCACAGGGAGAAGGTCAAACCTTTTAACATATTTATCCACTAGATATTTGGTAAATATACACTGTGTGCCAGGTGTAGGTTTAAGTGATTGGGATatttaacaaagagaaaaatattctaaaaacagCAGTCTTTGTTATGCTTCTGTTCTGGTGAAGGacaaaaatattaagaaacaaaTTGAAGCTATGCGACATTGTAAGGAGATCACTTCTGTCTGAAAATGGAGTCTTAGCAATGGATTGAGCCACATAAATGGATCAGAAGTCTGAAAGTGGAAAGAAGATGGAAATTtaacatgaatatacatatgtatgtaatggTATACAGTTTATATAATTACTTGTGTATGTATACGTTATGTGTGTTTGAAACAAACATATATCTTTTTCACCTAAGCTTTCAAGGATTTTTCACAACGTGTCTCCCCATCTCTGGTTTTTAGAACTTACCTTCGGtgtcttcttctcccctctctgtgCCCTGGTCATTTTCTACCTCTCAAGTACTAAGTTTGCCCCCCTTTCCTGCTGCAAATGTTCTCCTCCTGCTTAAAATTAAGATTGCAAAACCACTCCCCCAAGCTTCTCACACAGTGTCTTCCCACACTGGGATGGGACTCCTTTATTCGTCTGTGCAATTCtcctcacagattttttttttaaaaccactaCCTACTATCCCGAGGCTCCAGGGAAGTGTATAAATGTTTCTTCAACAGCACAATGTCATGCTGTGCTAATGATcacctgtttttctgtctgtacTATACATTTTGCTGAGTGCTCAAAACTTAATAATGTGTTATTAATATCCACATCATTGGCATCTAGCTCTAGCAAGCATACAGTACGAGATTTGTGTAGGAAAAGCGTTCAAATTTTACATGCTTAAACATTTTTCTCACCCTCTGGTTTGCTAAGCATTTTTCCAAATTTCGTCCCTATGTACTTTATGCTAATAAGATGAAATGATGGGaacaagaaagggaggaggagagaaacagaaaaagttGGAAGGAATATAGAAAGTACTTCATTCCGTGAAACCTGGTTATAAGTAAAATGCTAAAACTGCAATGGGaattttagttttctccaatgaagaCTCAGTGGGTATATAAATCACACTTAAGGGGAAGTCTCATGCCCTCAGTAGACAGCCATcataaaatgaactcagtggtattttgtggatttttttcttgtctcatattgctttgtttggacctttcttttgtgtgtgtgtgtggttttttcgagacagggtttctctgtgtagctctggctgtcctggaactcactttgtagaccaggctggcctcgaactcagaaatccgcctgcctctgcctcccgagtgctgggattaaaggcgtgcgacaccacgcccggctgacctttcattttttaatcttACTGTGTTTTTTGTGAATTTTGCCTTTTTATGTAGCTTGtgattttttattgttcttttaactcttatttattttaattatttaattatttaaattatttaatcacTTAGTTATTTTCTTGCCTAccttttctaaagaaagagaacaagaaggtGCAGAGTTGGATGGGTGGGGCTgtggggaggactgggaggagttggggaggggaagacattatcagaatatattgcatagATTTCCAGTTAAGACAAAACAAGACTAAGAAACACAAAATTACCTCTGCAAGCATTTTTAGTTAtgatacatttcttttcttttctttaaaaagaaaaaaaaatgggttggagagatggcagtggttaagagaactgttctttcttccagagatcctgagttcaattcccagcaaccacatgttgactcacaatcatctataaggggatctgatgccctcttctggcctgtggatATATATGCAGTAAAACcctcatacattaaataatttaaaaaaaaagaaaaaaagaaaagaatacatgtCTAAATTTAAGTGATGTAATAGTGCAGTAGAACATTTGgatcaactttttaaaagagagagagattgttagTCCAAATACCACTAATAAGTTACTCCATCATTATTGTGATCATTGTGACCACAATACTTCAAAGACTATTATCTTGGTATGCTTTTACACTAACAAGTTCATCAGATAAATATGATAATGACCTCCACACATTGTGGAGGGGAATTCTGCACCAGACATAGGATGTTCATCTTTTGGGATGTCTTCTGGTTGTAGAAGTCTCTTATTCTTTGACACAGGATGTCCATCTTTTGGGATGTCTTCTGGTTGTAGAAGTCTCTTATTCTTTGACAAAGCAGAAGAGTTTCTTCCCTTGGATTTTTGTTGCCCCCATGAATCTACCTCTGGGCCTTTGAAGATGCTGTCTGATAGATGGCTGTGGGAAGAAACATTAGCATGGTGACTAATTTCATCCTTTTGGGATTTTTAGAGCGTCCCCAGCTGCAGATTGTCCTCTTTGTGTTGTTTCTGGGGATCTACCTGGTGACCCTGGCTGGAAACTTGGGCCTCATTGTCTTGATCAGGATGGACTCACACCTCCACTCCCCTATGTACTTCTTCCTTAGTAATCTGTCCTTTGTTGATGTCTCATACACCTCCTCCATAGCCCCTAAGATGCTCTGTGATTTCTTTAGGGAGCAGAAGTCCATCACCTTTATAGGCTGTGCTAtacagcttttcttctttgttggaATGGGAGGTACTGAGTGCTGTCTCCTGGCAGCCATGGCATATGACAGATACGTTGCTATCTCCAACCCTCTACTCTATCCATCCCTCATGTCACCCACCATCTGTGTGGGGATGGCCATCACAGTATACACAGGAGGGTTCCTCACTGGCTTGATCCAAACCAGCTCCATATTCCGACTTCATTTCTGTGGGTCGCGGATCATTAATCATTTTTTCTGTGACTTGCCACCCCTGATGTCCTTGTCTTGCTCTAGCACTTTTTTCAGCCAAGTAGTGAACTTCctggttgtgtgtgtggttggtggGGCATCAGCACTGGTTGTCTTGGTCTCCTATGGCTACATCATTGCTGCCGTCATGAGGATTCATTCAACCCATGGGCAGATGAAAGCTTTCAACACCTGTGCCTCTCATCTGACTACAGTGATCCTTTTCTATGGCTCTGGTCTCTTCTCATACCTCCATTCTAATGCTGGATACTCACAGGACAAAAATAAGGTGGTGTCCATGTTCTATGGTGCAGTGATTCCCATGTTGAACCCTATCATTTATAGCCTAAGAAATAAGGAGATCAAAGAAGCAttgaagaaactcaagaagaggaaCAAGCAGATGTCCTGTCTCTGTGCTATGTAGTTCCTAGTTCAAAAAGAACACATACTAACTTAAGCCTTTTGTtgaatgtaaataataaaataataatgtggcTCAGATAATTGGTAGTAAGTTAAAGAAGCTATTTCAAGCAAGACCTCCTCAACAAACATATCTACTGGGCAATTGTGCTTAATGGATATTTATggatatttattttgttcttgttatgGGCTTGTCTTAGATTTAAAATTTGGTCACATGTGTTTGATGGTATTTGTCTACCATAGGCTCCCAGGTGCTGAATTCAAGATACCATGTCTTAGGGACATGAGTCAAAGCCTAGTAATAGGGACATGTCATTTATTGATGTCTTCATTACAATAAAACATAGTTCTTGCTAGTTCTCTTACCTCTTGGGATATATTGTCTGTCCCCTTGTCTTGAATTACTACCTGTCCACATTTGGTGCTAACTAGAAATATTAACTTTGGATTAGGAACCCAAGAGTCCCAACAGACATGATTTCAATAATGATAACTCAGAGGCAGGAAAGTAGAGGGGCACCTGTAAACTATGTTTAGGAAGAGTAGAGGATAACAGTGTGCAGTCATAAAGTTCACAGAGGCCAGATACAAGGAGCCAAGTCCACCGACTTTTATATCTGAGGAGAAAGCAAGGATAGAGCATATGAGAGGCCCTACACTTGGGATTCCAACTCTCAGTCCAGGGGTTACATGTAACCAAAGATGGTAATCAATGTGACCCAATGCAAAATTGCAAACATACTTGAACGTTATAAAacaattttgggaaaaaaattttaaaactcagttgTGTTCTCAGTCATGAATTTTGTAGATGGTGCCATGTTACAATATCAAAAGTTTGGATGCAACTGGAAATAGAGTGGCATGAGGTCCAGGCCTGAAATCTCCTCAGGACTATGTATGACCAGCTGGAAGAGAAAAACTTCCATGATACACTCTGATTTTGCATCTGTTCATGAGATCAGGTTTCACTCTTGACTGTATATGGCTCCTAGTATATGTTCTGTCTGCAGTCTCCCTGAACCTTGGTGTCAGGCTTTCCTACTATTAGCCTTGTCTCAATTTCCATGCATGCTCTAAGAAGTGTCACCACTCCCATGGTGTCCTTATTCCAGAGCATGATCTGAAAAAATGATATCTACATCAGAGAGTTTGCATACTAGAGTCCAGTTTTCCCCTGGACTGAGAATGGAATATGTCACTAAAATTATCTTTAACTGTATATTTCAAGATAATTCCAGAGTAAATGGTAGATGAAGTCTTGCTTCTTTAATGATTGTGTATATAAACCATGGTGAGTTACAACATCCAACTGTGAATAATGTCCTGTTTATCAATATTCTGATTTACTACTCTTGCATTTCACAGTGTTCACATTTGATAATTTCTAAGACTAGATGAATTATTGGCAGTTTCTATGGGAGGAGATGATTTAGTCAGGATAGTTTCCTGTCAAGCCTTTCTTGACCCTAGAGTCCTACATACCAGGCAATCACTACAGAAATATGTCCTTAGATTAAATACTAAGGACCACCTATCTCCATCTGACACTATATGTTTTTCCTGGCTGCCTTTTCCTAAACTGTTAGCATCTAAGCACTTCTTTATTCTTCCAAAGCACTGGGCAGATCCTCCCACAAACTATGTGATTAATGTGGCTGTTTAATAAAGGAATAAATCAAGTTTACCTGGTAGGTAATTTAGAGATGTAAACCAAAGGAAGGGGACAAATGCTTATTGGTAGTTTATGATGTACCAGTATTATGTATAGATTTTATAAAAGTTTCAGTTctataacatacacacaaattccTTTGTTAAAACTTCAGGATAGGCTAGATGGCTCCGGTGTTAtcagtgcttcctgctcttgcagagaatccaagTTGCAAGTATCATGGAGGTTGTTAGATGataggaaggggagagggaaagattgATAAAGGAAGTTAAATAATAAGTCACGCCGAAGGAAGTACTACTTCTTTACAGCATGTGCGAGttattctcttttattaaaaGCCCTCAATACAAAGCAATGATACATTGTGAAAGGATGAAATGTTAATACCctgttttgtgtatatgcatcAAATTAACATAAAGTATCTCATAAAATCCATAGttacagctgggcgtggtggcgcacgcctttaatcccagcactcaggaggcagaggcaggcagatttctgagttcgaggccaacctggtctacaaagtgagttccaggacagcaaggaccatacagagaaacctNNNNNNNNNNNNNNNNNNNNNNNNNNNNNNNNNNNN from Mus caroli chromosome 19, CAROLI_EIJ_v1.1, whole genome shotgun sequence encodes the following:
- the LOC110285859 gene encoding olfactory receptor 5A1-like codes for the protein MAVGRNISMVTNFILLGFLERPQLQIVLFVLFLGIYLVTLAGNLGLIVLIRMDSHLHSPMYFFLSNLSFVDVSYTSSIAPKMLCDFFREQKSITFIGCAIQLFFFVGMGGTECCLLAAMAYDRYVAISNPLLYPSLMSPTICVGMAITVYTGGFLTGLIQTSSIFRLHFCGSRIINHFFCDLPPLMSLSCSSTFFSQVVNFLVVCVVGGASALVVLVSYGYIIAAVMRIHSTHGQMKAFNTCASHLTTVILFYGSGLFSYLHSNAGYSQDKNKVVSMFYGAVIPMLNPIIYSLRNKEIKEALKKLKKRNKQMSCLCAM